In Pantoea cypripedii, the following proteins share a genomic window:
- the lapB gene encoding lipopolysaccharide assembly protein LapB — translation MLELLFLLLPVAAAYGWYMGRRSAQQDKQQEANRLSREYVTGVNFLLSNQQDKAVDLFLDMLKEDSGTVEAHLTLGNLFRSRGEVDRAIRIHQSLMESASLSYEQRLLAIQQLGRDYMAAGLYDRAEDMFSQLVDETDFRIGALQQLLLIHQATSDWQQAIEVAEKLVKLGKDKQKGEIAHFYCELALQALSSDDLDRAMSLLKKGEAADRQSARVSIMTGRILMEQGEYAKAVERLQRVLEQDKELVSETMPMLETCYQRMEEPEQWAQFLQRCVEENTGAAAELYLADILEQQQGPEAAQLYINRQLQRHPTMRVFHRLMDFHLHEAEDGRAKESLMVLRDMVGEQIRTKPRYRCQKCGFTAHALYWHCPSCRTWSSVKPIRGLDGQ, via the coding sequence ATGCTTGAATTGCTGTTTTTGCTTCTTCCTGTCGCTGCAGCGTATGGCTGGTATATGGGCCGACGCAGTGCACAACAGGATAAGCAACAGGAAGCCAACCGCCTGTCACGTGAATACGTTACAGGGGTTAACTTTCTGCTATCTAACCAACAGGACAAGGCTGTTGACCTCTTTCTCGACATGTTGAAAGAGGATAGTGGCACGGTTGAAGCCCACCTTACACTGGGTAACCTGTTTCGTTCCCGCGGTGAAGTTGACCGCGCCATCCGCATTCACCAGTCATTAATGGAAAGTGCCTCCCTCAGCTATGAACAGCGTTTGCTGGCGATACAACAGCTCGGTCGCGATTATATGGCGGCTGGCTTGTATGACCGTGCGGAAGATATGTTCAGCCAACTGGTGGATGAGACCGATTTCCGCATTGGCGCGTTGCAACAGTTGCTGTTAATCCATCAGGCAACCAGTGACTGGCAGCAGGCGATTGAGGTGGCTGAAAAGTTGGTCAAGTTGGGCAAGGATAAGCAGAAAGGTGAAATTGCTCACTTCTATTGTGAACTGGCGTTGCAGGCGCTCAGCAGTGATGACCTCGATCGTGCGATGTCGCTGCTGAAAAAAGGCGAGGCGGCCGATCGTCAGAGTGCGCGTGTTTCAATTATGACCGGACGCATCCTGATGGAGCAGGGCGAATACGCAAAAGCGGTGGAGCGTCTGCAACGGGTGCTGGAGCAGGATAAAGAGCTGGTCAGCGAAACCATGCCGATGCTGGAAACCTGCTATCAACGGATGGAGGAGCCGGAACAATGGGCGCAATTCCTGCAACGTTGTGTGGAGGAGAACACCGGAGCGGCAGCAGAACTGTATCTTGCCGATATCCTTGAGCAGCAGCAAGGCCCGGAAGCGGCGCAGCTCTATATCAACCGCCAGCTGCAACGTCATCCAACCATGCGTGTGTTCCATCGCCTGATGGATTTTCACCTGCATGAAGCGGAGGATGGCCGTGCAAAAGAAAGTCTGATGGTGCTGCGGGATATGGTTGGCGAGCAAATTCGCACCAAACCGCGTTATCGCTGCCAGAAATGTGGCTTTACGGCGCATGCGCTGTACTGGCATTGTCCTTCATGCCGCACCTGGTCATCAGTGAAACCTATTCGCGGACTTGACGGCCAGTAA
- a CDS encoding LapA family protein, which yields MKYLLIFLVVLVIFIVSVTLGAHNDQIITFNYLLAQGEFRISTLLAGLFGAGFLLGWAICGLFWLRLRVSLAHAQRKLKRMQAQNEQSTAVTTSPSSGRRD from the coding sequence GTGAAATATTTGCTGATTTTTCTCGTGGTATTGGTCATTTTCATCGTCTCCGTTACGCTCGGGGCGCATAACGATCAAATCATCACTTTTAACTATCTGCTGGCGCAGGGCGAATTTCGCATTTCAACATTGCTGGCTGGGCTATTTGGTGCCGGATTTTTGCTGGGCTGGGCAATTTGTGGGCTGTTCTGGTTACGGTTACGGGTATCGCTGGCACACGCGCAGCGCAAACTGAAACGTATGCAGGCGCAGAATGAACAATCGACCGCGGTGACGACCTCACCTTCCTCCGGTCGTCGGGATTAA
- the pgpB gene encoding phosphatidylglycerophosphatase B, with translation MLKIVQRTTIGAFLLLIMPLSVWLSGWQWQPGSHGALLKFLFWMTETVTSPWGTLTSLLLSAWVLWCLRFRLRPAILLLIIMNGAILTGQYTKSFIKDQVQEPRPYVMWLAKSHGLDEQQFYELKRKQRSKVVEQLLANDTTLPGWLKKHWAFETGFAFPSGHTLFAASWALLVIGLLWPRRHTLTIVVVFVWASLVMGSRLLLGMHWPRDLVMATLISWLLVMVATWLAQRFCGPLSVPPPEAKEIAQREDGL, from the coding sequence ATGTTAAAGATTGTACAACGCACGACGATTGGGGCGTTTTTATTGCTGATAATGCCACTGAGCGTCTGGCTTTCTGGCTGGCAGTGGCAGCCGGGGTCCCACGGTGCGCTGTTGAAATTCCTGTTCTGGATGACGGAAACGGTCACCAGCCCTTGGGGAACACTCACCAGCCTGCTTCTCAGCGCCTGGGTATTATGGTGCCTGCGCTTCCGTCTCAGGCCCGCGATTTTGCTGCTCATCATCATGAATGGCGCTATCCTCACCGGGCAGTACACCAAATCCTTTATTAAAGATCAGGTGCAGGAGCCTCGTCCCTACGTGATGTGGCTGGCAAAAAGCCATGGTCTCGATGAACAGCAGTTTTACGAGCTAAAACGTAAGCAGCGCAGCAAGGTGGTGGAACAACTGTTGGCGAATGATACGACGCTGCCTGGCTGGTTAAAAAAACACTGGGCATTTGAAACCGGTTTTGCTTTTCCTTCCGGTCATACCCTGTTTGCCGCCAGCTGGGCGTTGCTGGTGATCGGTTTGCTGTGGCCGCGGCGTCACACCCTGACTATCGTGGTGGTGTTTGTCTGGGCGAGTCTGGTGATGGGCAGCCGCCTGTTGCTGGGGATGCACTGGCCACGTGATTTGGTGATGGCAACGCTGATTTCCTGGTTGCTGGTGATGGTAGCAACATGGCTGGCCCAACGGTTTTGTGGTCCCCTTAGTGTCCCGCCGCCGGAGGCAAAAGAGATTGCACAACGGGAAGACGGATTGTAA
- the ribA gene encoding GTP cyclohydrolase II: MQLKRVAEAKLPTPWGDFLMVGFEELATGHDHVALVYGDVSDHTAVLARVHSECLTGDALFSLRCDCGFQLEAALTAIAEEGRGVLLYHRQEGRNIGLLNKIRAYALQDKGFDTVEANHQLGFAADERDFTLCADMFKLLGINEVRLLTNNPRKVEILSEAGINIVERVPLIVGRNPKNAHYLDTKAEKMGHLLPKS; the protein is encoded by the coding sequence ATGCAGCTTAAACGGGTAGCAGAAGCCAAACTGCCCACGCCATGGGGAGATTTCCTGATGGTTGGTTTTGAAGAACTGGCAACCGGTCACGACCACGTCGCGCTGGTTTATGGTGATGTTAGCGATCACACTGCGGTGCTGGCGCGTGTCCATTCTGAATGTCTGACGGGTGACGCTTTATTCAGCCTGCGCTGTGATTGCGGGTTTCAGCTTGAAGCGGCGCTGACGGCGATCGCCGAAGAAGGCCGCGGCGTACTGCTTTATCATCGTCAGGAAGGTCGCAATATCGGCCTGTTAAACAAGATTCGTGCCTATGCACTGCAGGATAAAGGCTTTGATACCGTAGAAGCCAACCATCAGTTGGGCTTTGCCGCAGATGAACGTGATTTCACGTTATGCGCTGATATGTTCAAACTGCTGGGTATCAATGAAGTGCGCTTGCTGACTAATAACCCGCGCAAAGTGGAAATCCTCAGCGAAGCTGGCATCAATATTGTTGAGCGCGTGCCGTTAATCGTCGGCCGCAATCCAAAGAATGCCCATTACCTCGATACCAAAGCGGAAAAGATGGGGCATCTGTTGCCGAAGTCGTAA